A single region of the Vagococcus teuberi genome encodes:
- the rpsP gene encoding 30S ribosomal protein S16: MAVKIRLKRMGSKKKPFYRMVVADSRSPRDGRYIEVVGTYNPLTEPAQVKVEEDLILDWLSKGAQPSDTVRNILSREGIMKKHHEAKYTKK; the protein is encoded by the coding sequence ATGGCAGTTAAAATTCGTTTAAAACGTATGGGTTCTAAAAAGAAACCTTTTTATCGTATGGTAGTAGCAGATTCTCGTTCACCTCGTGATGGACGTTACATCGAAGTAGTGGGAACTTACAACCCATTAACAGAGCCAGCTCAAGTAAAAGTTGAAGAAGACTTAATCTTAGACTGGTTATCAAAAGGAGCTCAACCTTCTGATACAGTACGTAACATTTTATCTCGTGAAGGAATCATGAAAAAACATCACGAAGCTAAATATACTAAAAAATAA
- a CDS encoding KH domain-containing protein, giving the protein MTDVKDLVLTIVRPLVSQPDLVRLDVEESEEFMEYNLKVASEDIGRIIGKQGRVAKAIRTIVYSVRTDHSKRIRLNILDDNN; this is encoded by the coding sequence ATGACTGATGTAAAAGATTTGGTATTAACCATTGTCCGTCCGTTAGTTAGTCAACCCGATTTAGTTCGCCTAGATGTAGAAGAATCTGAGGAATTTATGGAGTACAATTTAAAAGTAGCTTCAGAAGATATCGGTCGTATCATTGGAAAACAAGGTCGTGTGGCGAAAGCAATTCGTACAATTGTTTACAGTGTTCGTACGGATCATTCTAAGAGAATTCGTTTAAACATTCTAGATGACAATAATTAA
- a CDS encoding YitT family protein: MVQTLQKKMGTRFSDTLFIVIGTLFVAFGFNAFLLPNRIVSGGINGLTIILYETLHLTPSIVLFSVNFVLLTLSFFLLGKEVFFKSILGSFLVPLFVSLLHGVALSSIEPILAAIFGGITVGLGVGLVFLGKGSTGGTALIALIVQKYIPIKLGIILGICDGLVILSALFVFDVQAVLFALIALYLTSRMVDTVQVGPESSKNVMIISNNYKKIREQIISDLDLGATLISIEGGLNLEEKKMIMVVIQENQFIALKQAILDIDEEAFVVVTSAHEVVGKGFTAYR, from the coding sequence ATGGTACAAACTTTACAAAAAAAGATGGGGACACGCTTTAGTGATACCTTATTTATTGTCATTGGAACACTTTTTGTCGCATTTGGTTTCAATGCTTTTTTATTGCCCAATCGAATCGTTTCTGGAGGAATCAATGGATTAACCATTATTTTATACGAGACACTTCATTTAACACCCAGTATTGTGTTATTTTCAGTTAACTTTGTGTTGCTGACACTATCTTTCTTTTTATTAGGGAAAGAAGTTTTTTTCAAAAGTATTTTAGGTAGTTTTCTTGTGCCATTATTTGTGTCATTACTACACGGTGTGGCTCTAAGTTCTATTGAGCCTATTTTAGCTGCTATTTTTGGTGGGATTACAGTTGGTCTTGGGGTAGGTTTAGTCTTTTTAGGAAAAGGCTCAACTGGAGGAACAGCCTTAATTGCATTGATTGTCCAAAAATACATTCCAATTAAATTAGGAATTATTTTAGGAATTTGTGATGGATTAGTTATTCTAAGTGCCCTTTTTGTGTTTGATGTGCAGGCGGTTTTGTTTGCTCTTATTGCATTGTATTTAACTAGTCGTATGGTTGATACCGTTCAAGTTGGTCCTGAATCATCTAAAAATGTCATGATTATTTCTAATAACTATAAAAAAATTCGAGAACAGATTATTTCTGATTTAGACTTAGGGGCTACTCTTATTTCTATTGAAGGTGGCTTAAATCTTGAAGAGAAGAAAATGATTATGGTCGTTATTCAGGAAAATCAATTTATCGCACTAAAACAAGCAATACTAGATATCGACGAAGAAGCATTTGTCGTGGTTACAAGTGCTCATGAGGTTGTTGGTAAAGGATTTACTGCTTATAGATAA
- the ppdK gene encoding pyruvate, phosphate dikinase, with protein MLKQVYQFDEGNADMKNLLGGKGANLAEMTRLGLPVPPGFTITTEACMSFLNTTKELSDELKKEIDEHLSLLEKKTNKSFEGDNDLLLVSVRSGAKFSMPGMMDTILNLGLNDETVEQLASLTEDEAFAYDCYRRLLQMFGNVVFGIDMQYFENYLTFYKQKHGVKLDSELTGENLKQIVTEFKRIILEIKKKPFPQSAKEQLHLAIEAVFHSWNNERAHIYRELNHIPDDIGTAVNIQLMVFGNSGDTSGTGVAFTRNPATGENKLFGEYLINAQGEDVVAGIRTPEPIEKLKNDLPEVYEEFARLAHLLEQHYRDMQDIEFTVEKGKLYILQTRNGKRTAQASVKIAVDLVEEGLIQEEDALLILNPDMISHLLHPEFSKVALEEAVKVSDVGLPASPGSAVGKVCFDAARAKEWAAQGEKVILMRQETSPEDIEGMVASEAIVTSRGGMTSHAAVVARGMGTCCVAGCSELEIDDFLKRVVYLGGQLNEGDVISVDGSNGVIYLGELEVEVTGTSHYFDTIMAWAKKHARLDVRMNAETVNDIKTGLYFGADGIGLIRTEHMFFGAERLIQMRRFILSNSYIEREKALKVILDYQMEDFKEIFSTLNELPGVIRLLDPPLHEFMPTKEEDIIHLAQEMNVSKNEIERRLKELHEVNPMLGHRGCRLGMTYPELYIMQGEAIIRSAIEMKRETGLDVTPEIMIPLVGTTKELSELKEKIELYLDALMEEEDIHVFYRIGTMIELPRACLIADQLATTADFFSFGTNDLTQMTFGFSRDDAAKYINEYVSKGVLPVDPFQTIDKDGVGELIKTAVEMGRSTTPNIKIGVCGELGGDPTSIEFFDDINLDYVSCSPYRIPIAYIAAAQSTIRRASNNE; from the coding sequence GTGTTAAAACAAGTATATCAATTTGATGAAGGTAATGCAGATATGAAAAACCTATTAGGTGGTAAAGGAGCAAACTTGGCAGAGATGACACGCTTAGGCTTGCCAGTTCCACCAGGGTTTACTATTACGACCGAAGCATGTATGTCGTTTTTAAATACAACAAAAGAATTATCAGATGAATTAAAAAAAGAAATAGATGAACATTTGAGTTTATTAGAAAAGAAAACCAATAAATCATTTGAAGGTGATAATGATTTATTGCTTGTTTCTGTTCGTAGTGGAGCAAAATTCTCAATGCCGGGTATGATGGATACGATTTTAAACTTGGGGTTAAATGATGAAACAGTAGAACAACTTGCTTCATTAACAGAGGACGAAGCATTTGCTTACGATTGTTACCGACGTTTGTTACAAATGTTTGGAAACGTTGTCTTTGGGATTGATATGCAGTATTTTGAAAACTATTTAACATTTTACAAACAAAAACACGGCGTTAAACTAGATAGTGAGTTGACAGGTGAAAATTTAAAACAAATTGTAACTGAATTTAAACGTATTATTTTGGAAATAAAAAAGAAACCGTTTCCGCAATCTGCGAAAGAACAACTACATTTAGCGATTGAAGCAGTATTTCATTCTTGGAACAATGAGAGAGCTCATATTTATCGCGAGTTAAACCATATTCCAGATGATATTGGAACAGCTGTTAATATTCAATTAATGGTCTTTGGAAATAGTGGAGATACCAGTGGAACAGGTGTTGCCTTTACAAGAAATCCAGCGACTGGTGAAAATAAATTATTTGGTGAGTACTTAATCAATGCACAAGGTGAAGATGTTGTAGCAGGAATTCGTACGCCAGAACCAATCGAAAAATTGAAAAATGATCTACCTGAAGTTTATGAGGAATTTGCTCGTCTAGCACATTTGTTAGAACAACATTATCGTGACATGCAAGATATCGAGTTTACTGTGGAAAAAGGGAAATTGTATATTTTACAAACACGAAATGGAAAACGAACAGCACAAGCAAGTGTGAAAATTGCCGTTGATTTGGTCGAAGAAGGATTAATTCAAGAAGAAGATGCTTTACTGATATTAAATCCTGATATGATTAGTCATTTACTTCATCCAGAGTTTTCAAAAGTAGCCTTAGAAGAAGCAGTAAAAGTATCTGACGTTGGGTTACCAGCAAGTCCTGGCTCGGCTGTTGGGAAAGTTTGTTTTGATGCAGCAAGAGCTAAAGAATGGGCAGCACAAGGTGAAAAAGTTATTCTAATGCGACAAGAAACGTCTCCTGAGGATATCGAGGGAATGGTAGCGAGTGAGGCGATTGTAACAAGTCGTGGCGGTATGACATCTCACGCGGCAGTTGTCGCTCGTGGTATGGGAACATGTTGTGTCGCTGGATGTAGTGAGTTAGAAATTGATGACTTTTTAAAACGCGTGGTGTATCTAGGTGGTCAATTAAATGAAGGTGATGTGATTTCAGTTGATGGATCTAATGGTGTTATTTACCTAGGTGAATTAGAAGTTGAAGTAACAGGAACCTCTCATTATTTTGATACGATTATGGCTTGGGCGAAAAAACATGCTCGTCTTGATGTAAGAATGAATGCTGAAACAGTAAATGATATCAAAACAGGACTGTACTTTGGTGCAGATGGTATCGGATTAATTCGTACAGAACATATGTTTTTTGGTGCAGAACGTTTGATTCAAATGAGACGTTTCATTTTATCAAATAGCTATATTGAACGTGAAAAAGCATTAAAAGTTATCTTAGATTATCAAATGGAAGATTTTAAAGAAATCTTTTCAACGTTAAATGAGTTACCAGGTGTGATTCGTTTACTAGACCCACCATTGCATGAATTCATGCCAACAAAAGAAGAAGACATCATTCATTTAGCTCAAGAGATGAATGTTAGCAAAAATGAAATTGAACGTCGTTTGAAAGAACTACATGAAGTGAACCCAATGCTTGGACATCGTGGGTGTCGTTTGGGTATGACATATCCTGAACTTTATATTATGCAAGGTGAAGCGATTATTCGAAGTGCCATTGAGATGAAACGCGAAACTGGTTTAGACGTAACACCTGAAATTATGATACCATTAGTAGGAACAACAAAAGAGTTAAGTGAACTAAAAGAAAAAATTGAATTGTATCTAGATGCTTTGATGGAAGAAGAAGATATTCATGTCTTTTACCGCATTGGGACAATGATTGAGCTACCTAGAGCCTGTTTAATTGCCGACCAACTTGCTACAACTGCGGATTTCTTTAGTTTTGGAACAAATGACTTAACGCAAATGACGTTTGGTTTTTCAAGAGATGATGCAGCAAAATATATTAATGAATACGTTTCAAAAGGCGTGTTACCAGTTGATCCATTCCAAACAATTGATAAAGATGGTGTGGGAGAATTAATTAAGACAGCCGTTGAAATGGGTCGTTCAACAACACCAAATATAAAAATTGGTGTTTGTGGGGAATTAGGTGGTGACCCAACGTCAATCGAATTCTTTGATGACATTAACTTAGATTATGTATCATGTTCACCATACAGAATTCCGATTGCTTATATTGCAGCAGCTCAAAGTACCATCCGTCGTGCGTCTAATAACGAATAA
- a CDS encoding helix-turn-helix transcriptional regulator: MELSERQKKIIEIVKTNEPISGDKIAEQLGLTKPTLRSDLAVLTMTGILDARPKVGYIYSGLPFDPLLQEHLFDVQVEEVMSNPVIIYPHTTIKDATTSLFMYDCGSLYVIDEESKDLIGLVSRKDLLRSLLNNQDLDLAIAIIMTRMPNLVVTYPDMTILEAGSLLSAHEIDSLPVLSRETNQVVGKLSKTKVVQHFIKLGRELKHEQL; this comes from the coding sequence GTGGAACTAAGCGAGCGACAAAAAAAGATAATCGAGATTGTCAAAACGAATGAGCCGATTAGTGGAGATAAAATCGCAGAACAATTAGGATTAACTAAACCAACATTAAGAAGTGATTTAGCTGTTTTAACGATGACTGGTATTCTTGATGCCAGACCAAAAGTAGGCTATATCTATTCAGGATTACCATTTGATCCATTATTACAGGAACATTTATTTGATGTTCAAGTGGAGGAGGTCATGTCAAATCCTGTCATTATCTATCCTCATACAACAATTAAAGATGCTACCACATCCCTATTTATGTATGATTGTGGGTCACTTTATGTCATTGATGAAGAATCAAAGGACTTAATCGGTTTAGTATCACGAAAAGATTTATTACGAAGCTTGTTAAATAATCAAGATTTAGATTTAGCGATTGCGATTATTATGACTCGTATGCCTAATCTCGTGGTTACTTACCCGGATATGACCATTTTAGAGGCAGGTAGTTTATTGAGCGCCCATGAAATTGATTCACTACCCGTATTAAGTCGAGAAACCAATCAAGTCGTTGGTAAATTATCAAAAACCAAAGTGGTACAGCACTTTATTAAGTTAGGGAGAGAACTAAAACATGAACAACTTTAG
- a CDS encoding pyruvate, water dikinase regulatory protein: MNNFRESKFKQLQLFVISDSIGETAQRIINAVLAQFPKLENYDIKKFPFVDSKEVLMQILADALNEKAIVVTTLVDSELNKVCADFAKSTGLEYVDYMTELMTKVSHRTHMEPTHESGSLYLMDREYFKRIEAIEFAVRYDDGKDPKGFRKADLVILGISRTSKTPLSMYLANRSVKVANLPLIPEVPIPKELFQLNNVPVIGLTASPEYIMRVRQSRLDSLGLNGSSSYVALDRIKEELNFAHELYESLGAIVIDVENRSIEESAQLIEEAYKNQ, from the coding sequence ATGAACAACTTTAGAGAGAGTAAATTTAAACAACTACAACTATTTGTTATATCAGATTCAATTGGAGAAACAGCTCAACGTATTATAAATGCCGTATTAGCACAGTTTCCAAAACTTGAAAACTATGACATTAAAAAGTTTCCCTTTGTGGATTCAAAAGAAGTGTTAATGCAAATATTAGCTGATGCCCTAAATGAAAAAGCGATTGTGGTGACAACACTAGTTGATAGTGAATTAAATAAAGTCTGTGCCGATTTTGCTAAAAGTACAGGACTTGAATATGTTGATTACATGACAGAATTAATGACAAAAGTGTCACACAGAACCCATATGGAACCAACTCATGAGAGTGGCTCACTTTATTTAATGGATCGGGAGTATTTCAAACGAATTGAAGCCATTGAATTTGCCGTGAGATATGATGATGGAAAAGATCCAAAAGGGTTTAGAAAGGCAGACTTAGTGATTTTGGGTATTTCACGTACATCAAAAACACCCCTAAGCATGTATTTAGCCAATCGTTCGGTCAAAGTCGCAAACTTACCATTGATACCAGAAGTACCAATTCCAAAAGAATTATTCCAGTTGAATAATGTGCCAGTGATAGGTTTAACAGCTAGTCCAGAGTACATCATGCGTGTGAGACAATCGCGTTTAGACTCACTTGGACTAAATGGTAGCTCATCTTATGTGGCACTGGATAGAATCAAAGAAGAGTTAAATTTTGCACACGAATTGTACGAATCATTAGGTGCGATTGTCATCGATGTTGAAAATCGTTCAATTGAAGAATCTGCTCAACTAATTGAAGAAGCATATAAAAATCAATAA